DNA sequence from the Hoylesella buccalis ATCC 35310 genome:
CTCTCTGTGATACTTATCGCAACACAAAGAATATCACTGTTATCCATCAAGACAATGCGGGCCTCTCTGCGGCACGAAACACGGGGTTAACGGTGGCACAAGGCAGGTATGTCACTTTTGTTGACTCGGATGATTACTTGGATGCCGACCTTTATCCCTCGCTGATGAAGGTATTACAGGCGGATGCCGATATCGACTTGTTGGAATATTCGTTTGTCAGAGACGATGGAAAGAGCGTGGAAACGCATACGCTCCACGACAAGTGTTATCACGACGTGTGGCGCTATTGGTTCGAAGCCAAGGCATATCTGCATGGTTTCGCCTGTAATAAAATATTCAAACGAGCTCTGTTTGACACCATCCAGTTTCCAGTTGGTCGTAAATTTGAGGACGTTTTTGTGCTGCCACAGCTGTTAGGTAAGGTTCACTGTGTTCGTACCACTCCTATCGGGTTTTACCAATATACCTATAATAAGAACGGTATAACGGCTCGGGCGCAGGGCAACGAATGGAAAGACCTGTTGCAAGCGCATCTCAACGTATTGGAAAACACGGCTCTTCAAGCCTGCGAAGGCTTTGGCGCTTACTATGCCCATGTGTTGAATGTTCAGTTGCATACCTACGAATTGACGGGCAATGTGAACGACATCCAGCTTCCCACACTTCCCTTTTACGGCACCCTGAAATTAAAACTGCTTCGTCTTTTTGGCATGAGACGCCTGTGCATGTTACATCGCTGCCTGCACCAGTTACTGTAAAGCAGCAACTCAGCCTGTAGATTGACTGAAAAACAAGATGTACGTTGATGATGAATTTTCTTGACATCAAGGCTTTTGATAGCTGACGAATTTGCCAACTACGATGCATTTTTTCGGCAAATTTCTACGTTGATAGTTTTCAAGAGCCGTTTTAAGGGTAAAAAAACAGATAAAATATTTTATAATTCTGTAGAACGTGATGAATTAGATTCCGCTCTTCACAAATAGACTAATTAAATCACTTCATGCAGGGCAGGTTTCATAAAATCTTGCCAGATGCAGAATAGACACATCGAGCGCAACAGTAAGTTCGTTGCAATCGATGACGGATAGACAATGAATGGTATTGGTTGGGCACATCCAACGTAAAAGTGAATAAATGATAACGCATTTGCCTGTTCCTGTTTTTTGTTGTAAATTTGCCATACTAATAACACTAACTAAATAAATAATATGAACATCATTAAAACGTGTCTGTCTGCACTCGCACTGGTTACTGCCATGAATGCAAGTGCACTTGACAAACTAGACCCCGTAGATTATGTGAACCCTTTGGTGGGTACCCTGTCCAAGGTTTCCCTCTCAACAGGTAATACCTATCCGGCCATCGCCCTGCCATGGGGCATGAATTTCTGGATGCCTCAAACAGGTAAGATGGGAGATGGATGGGCTTATGTTTATACAGCCGACAAACTTCGCGGATTTAAGCAAACGCATCAACCCAGTCCATGGATCAACGATTACGGACAGTTTGCCATCATGCCCATCACCGGCAAGCCGGTATTCAATGAAGACGAACGCGCCAGTTGGTTCTCACACAAGGCCGAAGTGGCCAAACCCTATTACTATCGCGTCTATCTGGCTGACCACGACGTGGTGACGGAATTGACTCCGACAGAGCGGGCCGTCATGTTCAGGTTCACATTCCCTGACACCGACCAGTCGTATGTGGTAGTAGATGCCCTCGACCGCGGGTCTTCTGTGAAGATTATTCCTTCAGAAAACAAGATTATTGGATACACTACTCGCAACAGTGGGGGCGTACCCGACAATTTCAAGAATTATTTTGTCATCAAGTTTGACAAGCCTTTCACATACAAAGCTGCTGTGGCCGATGGTCAAATCAAGCAAGGAACCACGGAAGCAACGGTCAATCACGCTGGTGCCATCATCGGCTTCAAGACCAAACGAGGCGAACAAGTGCATGCCCGTATCGCCTCTTCTTTCATCAGTCCAGAGCAAGCAGAACTCAACTTGCAGGAGCTGGGCAACTCGTCGTTCGAACAAATCAAGGCACAGGGCCGACAGACTTGGAACAAAACGTTGAGCCGAATTGAGGTGGAAGATAAAAATGTAGACCATTTGCGTACCTTCTACTCATGTCTTTACCGCTCTGTATTGTTCCCACGCAGTTTCTACGAGAAAGATGCCAATGGAAAAATCGTC
Encoded proteins:
- a CDS encoding glycosyltransferase family 2 protein is translated as MLLSVIIPVYNVEHTLERCVQSVLTQNVPDMEVILVDDGSTDGSAALCDTYRNTKNITVIHQDNAGLSAARNTGLTVAQGRYVTFVDSDDYLDADLYPSLMKVLQADADIDLLEYSFVRDDGKSVETHTLHDKCYHDVWRYWFEAKAYLHGFACNKIFKRALFDTIQFPVGRKFEDVFVLPQLLGKVHCVRTTPIGFYQYTYNKNGITARAQGNEWKDLLQAHLNVLENTALQACEGFGAYYAHVLNVQLHTYELTGNVNDIQLPTLPFYGTLKLKLLRLFGMRRLCMLHRCLHQLL